One Candidatus Dependentiae bacterium genomic region harbors:
- a CDS encoding FKBP-type peptidyl-prolyl cis-trans isomerase, which yields MEFIKLESGLQYRVLNEATTDAKKPEAGQRVTVHYTGWLVDEKGNKTDKFDSSLDRGQKFTFTVGIGQVIKGWDQALLDMKIGEKREIVLPPHLAYGKHGAGGAIPGNATLLFEVELFDAA from the coding sequence ATGGAATTTATCAAACTCGAATCAGGCTTACAGTATCGCGTACTTAACGAAGCAACAACCGATGCAAAAAAACCGGAAGCTGGACAACGCGTAACCGTTCACTACACCGGGTGGCTTGTTGATGAAAAAGGTAACAAAACTGACAAATTTGACAGTAGCTTAGACCGCGGTCAAAAGTTCACCTTCACCGTTGGTATTGGTCAAGTGATCAAGGGCTGGGATCAAGCTTTGCTTGATATGAAGATTGGCGAGAAGCGTGAAATTGTACTCCCTCCACATCTTGCTTACGGCAAGCATGGCGCTGGTGGAGCAATTCCTGGCAACGCAACATTGCTTTTCGAAGTAGAACTTTTTGACGCAGCGTAA
- a CDS encoding DUF1653 domain-containing protein: MSLNQTATQPSSLQKHIAFTLPLGTYRHYKGDLYEVIGIGHHTETNEELVFYRCKYYTKEFGNNALWARPLAMFLETIEIEGKQVPRFQFIA, translated from the coding sequence ATGTCTTTAAATCAAACAGCAACTCAACCTTCTTCCCTTCAAAAGCATATTGCATTTACTCTCCCTCTGGGAACATACCGTCATTATAAAGGCGATCTGTATGAAGTAATCGGCATAGGTCATCATACTGAAACCAACGAAGAGCTTGTGTTCTATCGCTGCAAATATTACACCAAAGAATTTGGAAATAATGCACTCTGGGCTCGTCCACTTGCAATGTTTTTAGAGACCATTGAAATAGAAGGCAAGCAAGTTCCCCGATTTCAATTTATTGCATAA
- a CDS encoding nucleotide pyrophosphohydrolase, whose protein sequence is MSDQKTTIQDLKNKFKKFSQDRNWEQFHTAKNLSMCIAAEAAELMEHFMWVTGQEATQELEKKRQEVEHEVADIAFGLLQFCNMHNIDLSSAIESKLQELEERYTIEKSYNRWTKISK, encoded by the coding sequence ATGAGCGATCAAAAAACGACTATTCAAGATCTAAAAAATAAGTTTAAAAAGTTTTCTCAAGACCGTAATTGGGAACAATTTCATACAGCGAAAAATCTAAGCATGTGCATTGCTGCTGAAGCTGCAGAACTTATGGAACACTTCATGTGGGTTACTGGCCAAGAAGCAACTCAAGAACTTGAGAAAAAACGGCAAGAAGTAGAACACGAAGTTGCTGACATCGCCTTTGGATTACTTCAATTTTGTAACATGCATAACATAGATCTAAGCTCAGCAATAGAGTCAAAACTTCAAGAACTTGAAGAACGATACACTATTGAGAAATCATATAACCGTTGGACTAAAATATCAAAGTAG